One window from the genome of Streptomyces cadmiisoli encodes:
- a CDS encoding peptidoglycan D,D-transpeptidase FtsI family protein: protein MSDREPPRRRVPRPARPDRSGGRRPPGPGSGPVRRAAPPPRVIRLGSPRPRLRMVGLALTLVMLVFVVRLLQVQAVDASAYAAKAEQNRYVVHTLTAQRGEITDRTGVALATSVDAYDITADPTLFTREQLRIDDGPEQAAALLAPILGQDQEEITRKLRPKDKDLRYVRLAGRQTPQVWKQIKDLRSALAGRAQTDKGTANVLAGVLAEPSSKRVYPNGDLAAGLLGFVNAEGKGGGGIEQQLDEQLAGEDGKIRYAQSGGHQVPTVGSTETPAVPGVDVELTIDRDIQWAAQNAITEQVEESRADRGYVIVQDTRTGEILAMANSPGFDPNDLSTADATAMGNAALQDAFEPGSTAKVMSMAAVLEENVATPGTHVVVPNRLHRGDRLFRDDIDHATWYLTLNGVLAKSSNIGTILATGQLGKDQARANRVLHEYLRKFGIGSYTGLGFPGETKGILAAPNTWSTSQQYTIPFGQGVSINAMQAASVYSTIANGGVRVEPSLVRGRQGPDGQFTPAPEPEKTRVVSEKTAKTLARMLESVVDDEEGTGTKARIPGYRVAGKTGTANRVDPATGKYRGYTSSFAGFAPADKPRVTVYCAIQNATEGSYFGGQICGPVYKKVMEFALKTLQVPPTGTPPAKLPVTFKP from the coding sequence GTGAGCGACAGGGAACCGCCGCGCCGCCGCGTACCGAGGCCCGCCCGGCCCGACCGCTCCGGCGGCCGCCGGCCGCCCGGCCCCGGCAGCGGCCCGGTCCGCCGCGCGGCCCCGCCGCCGCGCGTCATCCGGCTGGGCAGCCCGCGTCCCCGGCTGCGGATGGTCGGCCTCGCGCTGACCCTGGTGATGCTCGTCTTCGTCGTCCGGCTGCTCCAGGTGCAGGCCGTCGACGCGAGCGCCTACGCCGCCAAGGCCGAGCAGAACCGGTACGTCGTGCACACCCTCACCGCGCAGCGCGGCGAGATCACCGACCGCACCGGCGTGGCCCTGGCGACCAGCGTGGACGCCTACGACATCACGGCCGACCCCACCCTGTTCACCCGGGAGCAGCTGAGGATCGACGACGGGCCGGAGCAGGCGGCGGCCCTCCTCGCGCCGATTCTCGGGCAGGACCAGGAGGAGATCACCCGCAAGCTCCGGCCGAAGGACAAGGACCTGCGCTACGTCAGGCTGGCCGGGCGGCAGACCCCGCAGGTCTGGAAGCAGATCAAGGACCTGAGGTCCGCGCTGGCCGGCCGGGCCCAGACCGACAAGGGCACCGCCAACGTCCTCGCCGGCGTCCTGGCCGAGCCCAGCAGCAAGCGCGTGTACCCGAACGGCGACCTGGCGGCCGGGCTGCTGGGCTTCGTCAACGCCGAGGGCAAGGGCGGCGGCGGCATCGAGCAGCAGCTGGACGAACAGCTCGCCGGTGAGGACGGCAAGATCCGCTACGCCCAGTCCGGCGGCCACCAGGTGCCGACCGTCGGCTCCACCGAGACCCCCGCGGTGCCCGGCGTCGACGTCGAGCTGACCATCGACCGCGACATCCAGTGGGCGGCGCAGAACGCCATCACCGAGCAGGTGGAGGAGTCCCGGGCGGACCGCGGCTACGTGATCGTCCAGGACACCCGGACCGGCGAGATCCTCGCCATGGCCAACTCGCCCGGCTTCGACCCCAACGACCTGTCCACCGCCGACGCCACCGCGATGGGCAACGCCGCCCTCCAGGACGCCTTCGAGCCGGGCTCCACCGCCAAGGTCATGTCGATGGCCGCCGTACTGGAGGAGAACGTCGCCACGCCCGGCACGCATGTCGTCGTGCCCAACCGGCTGCACCGCGGCGACCGTCTCTTCCGGGACGACATCGACCACGCCACCTGGTACCTCACGCTGAACGGCGTGCTCGCCAAGTCCAGCAACATCGGCACCATCCTCGCCACCGGCCAGCTCGGCAAGGACCAGGCGCGGGCCAACCGGGTCCTGCACGAGTACCTGCGCAAGTTCGGCATCGGCAGCTACACCGGGCTCGGCTTCCCCGGCGAGACCAAGGGCATCCTCGCCGCGCCGAACACCTGGTCGACCTCGCAGCAGTACACGATTCCTTTCGGCCAGGGTGTCTCCATCAACGCGATGCAGGCGGCGTCCGTCTATTCGACGATCGCCAACGGCGGCGTCCGTGTCGAACCCAGCCTCGTCCGCGGCCGGCAGGGGCCCGACGGGCAGTTCACGCCCGCCCCGGAGCCCGAGAAGACAAGGGTCGTGAGCGAGAAGACCGCCAAGACCCTCGCCCGGATGCTGGAGTCGGTGGTGGACGACGAGGAGGGCACGGGCACCAAGGCGCGTATCCCCGGCTACCGCGTCGCGGGGAAGACGGGCACCGCCAACCGAGTGGATCCGGCCACCGGCAAGTACCGCGGCTACACCTCGTCCTTCGCCGGATTCGCCCCCGCCGACAAGCCCCGCGTCACCGTGTACTGCGCCATCCAGAACGCCACCGAGGGCAGCTACTTCGGCGGCCAGATCTGCGGTCCCGTCTACAAGAAGGTGATGGAGTTCGCCCTGAAGACCCTCCAGGTCCCGCCGACCGGGACGCCGCCGGCGAAACTCCCGGTCACCTTCAAACCCTGA
- a CDS encoding beta-class carbonic anhydrase → MTTSASVPAGSEDAIARVGTVTDRLVEANERYAAAFADPGMDARPVLRVAVVACMDARLDLHAALGLELGDCHTIRNAGGVVTDDAIRSLTISQRKLGTRSVVLIHHTGCGLESLTEDFRTELELEVGQRPAWAVEAFRDVDQDVRQSMQRVRTSPFLLHTDDVRGFVFDVRTGLLREVDPG, encoded by the coding sequence ATGACGACTTCTGCATCGGTTCCCGCCGGCTCCGAGGACGCCATAGCCCGCGTCGGCACCGTCACCGACCGCCTCGTCGAAGCCAACGAGCGCTACGCCGCGGCCTTCGCCGACCCTGGAATGGACGCCCGCCCCGTCCTGCGCGTGGCCGTGGTGGCCTGCATGGACGCCCGACTCGATCTGCACGCCGCGCTCGGCCTCGAGCTCGGCGACTGCCACACCATCCGCAACGCGGGCGGTGTCGTCACCGACGACGCGATCCGCTCGCTCACCATCAGCCAGCGCAAGCTCGGCACCCGCAGCGTGGTCCTCATCCACCACACCGGCTGCGGTCTGGAGAGCCTCACCGAGGACTTCCGCACCGAGCTCGAACTGGAGGTCGGCCAGCGCCCCGCGTGGGCGGTGGAGGCCTTCCGCGACGTCGACCAGGACGTGCGGCAGTCGATGCAGCGCGTGCGCACCTCACCGTTCCTGCTGCACACCGACGACGTGCGAGGCTTCGTCTTCGACGTACGGACCGGTCTGCTGCGCGAGGTGGACCCCGGGTGA
- the mraY gene encoding phospho-N-acetylmuramoyl-pentapeptide-transferase — MKQILFAGVIGLFLTLIGTPLLIKLLARKGYGQYIRDDGPREHASKRGTPTMGGIAFILATIAAYFLAKVITGYLDPEADAAPTYSGLLVLGLMAGMGLVGFLDDYIKIVKRRSLGLRAKAKMAGQLIVGIAFAVLSLQFADKRGNTPASTKLSFITDFGWTIGPVLFVVWALFMILAMSNGVNLTDGLDGLATGASVLVFGAYTFIGVWQFQESCANALALTNPNACYEVRDPLDLAVVASALMGSCLGFLWWNTSPAKIFMGDTGSLALGGVLAGLAICSRTELLLAILGGLFVLITMSVVIQVGSFRLTGKRVFRMAPLQHHFELKGWSEVLVVVRFWIIQGICVIVGLGLFYAGWAAEK; from the coding sequence ATGAAGCAGATCCTGTTCGCGGGAGTCATTGGCCTGTTCCTGACGCTGATCGGCACCCCACTGCTGATCAAGCTGCTGGCCCGCAAGGGCTACGGCCAGTACATCCGCGACGACGGCCCCCGCGAGCACGCCAGCAAGCGCGGTACGCCGACGATGGGCGGTATCGCCTTCATCCTGGCGACGATCGCCGCGTACTTCCTGGCCAAGGTGATCACCGGCTACCTGGACCCGGAGGCCGACGCGGCCCCGACGTACTCGGGCCTGCTGGTGCTCGGCCTGATGGCCGGCATGGGTCTCGTCGGGTTCCTGGACGACTACATCAAGATCGTCAAGCGGCGCTCGCTCGGTCTGCGGGCCAAGGCGAAGATGGCCGGCCAGCTGATCGTCGGCATCGCCTTCGCCGTGCTGTCGCTCCAGTTCGCGGACAAGCGCGGCAACACCCCGGCCTCCACCAAGCTGTCGTTCATCACCGACTTCGGCTGGACGATCGGCCCGGTGCTGTTCGTGGTCTGGGCGCTGTTCATGATCCTGGCGATGTCGAACGGCGTGAACCTCACGGACGGTCTCGACGGCCTGGCCACCGGTGCCTCCGTGCTCGTCTTCGGCGCGTACACCTTCATCGGCGTCTGGCAGTTCCAGGAGTCCTGCGCCAACGCGCTGGCCCTGACCAACCCCAACGCCTGCTACGAGGTACGAGATCCACTCGACCTCGCGGTGGTCGCCTCGGCGCTGATGGGCTCCTGCCTCGGCTTCCTGTGGTGGAACACCTCGCCGGCCAAGATCTTCATGGGTGACACGGGTTCGCTCGCGCTCGGCGGTGTGCTCGCGGGTCTGGCGATCTGCTCCCGCACCGAGCTGCTGCTCGCCATCCTCGGCGGCCTGTTCGTCCTGATCACCATGTCCGTGGTGATCCAGGTCGGCTCCTTCCGCCTGACCGGCAAACGTGTCTTCCGGATGGCGCCACTCCAGCACCACTTCGAACTCAAGGGCTGGTCAGAAGTGCTCGTCGTGGTCCGGTTCTGGATCATTCAGGGCATCTGTGTAATTGTCGGACTGGGCCTCTTCTATGCGGGATGGGCAGCGGAAAAGTGA
- the murD gene encoding UDP-N-acetylmuramoyl-L-alanine--D-glutamate ligase, with product MGSGKVTDWQGKRVTVAGLGVSGVPAAKVLHGLGAHVTVVNDGDDERARAQAAELEAFGVTVRLGDGATLPEGTELIVTAPGWKPDKPLFTAAHEAGVPVWGDVELAWRLRGPDAAPWLAVTGTNGKTTTVQMLASILTAAGLRTAAVGNIGVSLLDAVLGDEKYDVLAVELSSYQLHWAPSLRAHSAAVLNLAPDHLDWHGSMEAYAADKGRIYEGNQVACVYNAADKATEDLVREADVEEGCRAIGFTLGTPAPSQLGVVDGILVDRAFVENRHQNAQELAEVSDVNPPAPHNVANALAAAALARAFGVPATAVRDGLRAFTPDAHRIAHVADVDGVAYVDDSKATNTHAAEASLAAYESIVWIAGGLAKGATFDELVAKSAKRLRAAVLIGADRALIRDALARHAPEVPVVDLDRTDTGAMLAAVREARRLAVAGDTVLLAPACASMDMFANYNRRGEAFAEAVRELDA from the coding sequence ATGGGCAGCGGAAAAGTGACCGACTGGCAGGGTAAGCGTGTCACCGTCGCCGGGCTCGGCGTCTCGGGTGTCCCGGCGGCGAAGGTCCTGCACGGCCTCGGCGCGCACGTCACCGTCGTCAACGACGGCGACGACGAGCGGGCCCGGGCCCAGGCCGCCGAGCTGGAGGCGTTCGGCGTCACCGTGCGCCTCGGCGACGGCGCGACCCTGCCCGAGGGCACCGAGCTGATCGTCACCGCGCCCGGCTGGAAGCCGGACAAGCCGTTGTTCACGGCGGCCCACGAGGCGGGTGTCCCCGTCTGGGGCGACGTCGAACTGGCCTGGCGGCTGCGCGGCCCCGACGCGGCGCCCTGGCTCGCGGTGACCGGCACCAACGGCAAGACCACCACCGTCCAGATGCTCGCCTCCATCCTGACGGCGGCCGGTCTGCGCACCGCCGCCGTCGGCAACATCGGCGTCTCGCTGCTGGACGCGGTCCTCGGTGACGAGAAGTACGACGTGCTGGCCGTGGAGCTGTCCAGCTACCAGCTCCACTGGGCGCCGTCCCTGCGCGCCCACTCCGCCGCCGTCCTGAACCTGGCGCCGGACCACCTCGACTGGCACGGCTCCATGGAGGCGTACGCCGCCGACAAGGGCCGGATCTACGAGGGCAATCAGGTCGCCTGCGTCTACAACGCCGCCGACAAGGCCACCGAGGACCTGGTCCGCGAGGCCGACGTCGAGGAGGGCTGCCGGGCCATCGGCTTCACCCTGGGCACCCCGGCCCCGTCCCAACTCGGCGTCGTGGACGGCATCCTGGTCGACCGGGCCTTCGTCGAGAACCGGCACCAGAACGCCCAGGAACTGGCCGAGGTCTCCGACGTGAACCCGCCGGCCCCGCACAACGTCGCCAACGCCCTTGCCGCGGCGGCCCTGGCACGCGCCTTCGGCGTGCCCGCCACGGCCGTACGGGACGGGCTGCGCGCCTTCACCCCGGACGCGCACCGCATCGCGCACGTCGCCGACGTGGACGGAGTCGCCTACGTCGACGACTCCAAGGCCACCAACACCCACGCGGCGGAAGCCTCGTTGGCGGCGTACGAGTCGATCGTGTGGATCGCCGGCGGACTGGCGAAGGGCGCCACCTTCGACGAACTCGTCGCCAAGTCGGCGAAGCGGCTGCGGGCGGCCGTCCTGATCGGTGCCGATCGTGCGCTGATCCGAGACGCCCTGGCGCGACACGCCCCGGAAGTACCCGTCGTCGACCTCGACCGGACCGACACTGGGGCGATGCTCGCGGCGGTCCGGGAGGCACGGCGGCTCGCCGTCGCCGGGGACACGGTGCTCCTGGCACCGGCCTGTGCCTCCATGGACATGTTCGCCAACTACAACAGGCGCGGAGAGGCGTTCGCGGAGGCGGTTCGCGAACTCGACGCCTGA
- the rsmH gene encoding 16S rRNA (cytosine(1402)-N(4))-methyltransferase RsmH produces the protein MSQSRHVPVMLQRCLDLLAPALQAPGAVVVDCTLGLGGHSEALLSRFPEARLVALDRDKEALRLSGERLAPYGERATLVHAVYDELPEVLDRLDVARVQGVLFDLGVSSMQLDEADRGFAYAQDAPLDMRMDQTTGISAAEVLNTYPAGELVRILRAYGEEKQARRIVSAVVREREKEPFTSSGRLVEVIRDALPQAAKRTGGNPAKRTFQALRIEVNGELAVLERAVPAAVKALDVGGRIAVLSYHSLEDRLVKQVFAAGAATTAPPGLPVVPEQYQPRLKLLTRGAELPTEEEVAENRRAAPARLRAAQRIREDVE, from the coding sequence TTGAGCCAGAGTCGACACGTCCCGGTGATGCTCCAGCGGTGCCTGGACCTGTTGGCCCCCGCTCTCCAGGCCCCGGGAGCGGTGGTCGTCGACTGCACGCTCGGCCTCGGCGGGCACAGCGAGGCACTGCTCTCCCGCTTCCCCGAGGCCCGCCTGGTCGCCCTCGACCGGGACAAGGAGGCGCTGCGCCTGTCCGGCGAGCGGCTCGCGCCGTACGGCGAGCGCGCCACCCTGGTGCACGCGGTCTACGACGAACTGCCCGAGGTGCTCGACCGGCTGGACGTCGCGCGCGTGCAGGGCGTCCTGTTCGATCTCGGGGTCTCCTCGATGCAGCTCGACGAGGCCGACCGCGGCTTCGCCTACGCCCAGGACGCGCCGCTCGACATGCGCATGGACCAGACGACGGGCATCAGCGCCGCCGAGGTCCTCAACACCTATCCGGCCGGCGAGCTGGTGCGGATCCTGCGCGCCTACGGCGAGGAGAAGCAGGCCAGACGGATCGTCTCCGCCGTCGTGCGCGAGCGGGAGAAGGAGCCGTTCACCAGCAGCGGGCGGCTCGTGGAGGTCATCCGGGACGCGCTGCCGCAGGCGGCCAAGCGGACCGGCGGCAACCCGGCCAAGCGCACCTTCCAGGCGCTGCGCATCGAGGTCAACGGGGAGCTCGCGGTGCTGGAGCGCGCGGTCCCCGCCGCGGTGAAGGCGCTCGACGTCGGCGGACGGATCGCGGTCCTGTCCTACCACTCGCTGGAGGACCGGCTGGTCAAACAGGTGTTCGCGGCCGGTGCCGCCACCACCGCGCCGCCCGGACTGCCGGTCGTGCCCGAGCAGTACCAGCCCCGGCTCAAGCTGCTCACCCGTGGTGCCGAACTCCCCACCGAGGAGGAGGTCGCCGAGAACCGCAGGGCGGCCCCGGCACGACTGCGCGCGGCACAGCGCATCAGGGAGGACGTGGAGTGA
- a CDS encoding UDP-N-acetylmuramoyl-tripeptide--D-alanyl-D-alanine ligase, whose protein sequence is MIALSLAEIAEVVGGQTHDIPDPSVRVTGPVVRDSREVEPGSLFVAFAGERVDGHDFAPAVVAAGAAAVLATRPVGVPAIVVDDVQTALGALARHVVGRLGATLVALTGSAGKTSTKDLIAQVLQRKAPTVWTPGSLNNEIGLPLTALSAAEDTRFLVLEMGARGIGHIRYLTDLTPPRIGLVLNVGTAHIGEFGGREQIAQAKGELVEALPEDGAAILNADDPLVRAMSSRTKAKVILFGETDEADVRAENVRLTDAGRPAFTLHTPSGCSDVTMRLYGEHHVSNALAAAAVAHELGMSAEEIAIALSEAGSLSRWRMEVTERPDGVTVVNDAYNANPESMRAALRALVAMGEATRPQGGRTWAVLGKMAELGDEALAEHDAVGRLAVRLNVSKLVAVGGREAAWLQLGAYNEGSWGEESVHVSDAQAAVDLLRSELRPGDVVLVKASRSVGLECVAQALLESGAEGEVAAR, encoded by the coding sequence GTGATCGCCCTCTCTCTCGCCGAGATCGCAGAAGTCGTCGGCGGGCAGACGCACGACATACCGGATCCGTCGGTGCGGGTGACCGGACCGGTCGTCCGGGACTCCCGCGAGGTGGAACCGGGCAGCCTGTTCGTCGCCTTCGCCGGCGAGCGCGTCGACGGCCACGACTTCGCACCGGCCGTCGTGGCGGCGGGCGCGGCGGCCGTGCTGGCCACGCGCCCCGTCGGGGTGCCCGCGATCGTCGTGGACGACGTCCAGACCGCCCTCGGCGCCCTCGCCCGCCATGTCGTGGGCCGGCTCGGCGCCACCCTGGTGGCGCTCACCGGCTCCGCGGGCAAGACCAGTACCAAGGACCTGATCGCCCAGGTGCTCCAGCGCAAGGCGCCGACCGTGTGGACGCCGGGCTCGTTGAACAACGAGATCGGGCTGCCGCTGACCGCGCTGAGCGCGGCCGAGGACACCCGGTTCCTCGTCCTGGAGATGGGCGCGCGGGGCATCGGCCACATCCGCTACCTCACCGACCTGACGCCCCCGCGGATCGGCCTGGTGCTCAACGTCGGCACCGCGCACATCGGCGAGTTCGGCGGCCGGGAGCAGATCGCTCAGGCCAAGGGCGAGTTGGTCGAGGCGCTGCCCGAGGACGGCGCCGCGATCCTGAACGCCGACGACCCCCTCGTACGCGCCATGTCGTCGCGTACGAAGGCGAAGGTGATCCTCTTCGGAGAGACCGACGAAGCGGACGTACGCGCCGAGAACGTGCGTCTGACGGACGCCGGGCGCCCCGCATTCACCCTTCACACACCCTCCGGGTGCAGTGACGTGACCATGCGCCTGTACGGTGAGCACCACGTGTCGAACGCGCTCGCCGCGGCCGCCGTCGCCCATGAGCTGGGCATGTCCGCGGAAGAGATCGCCATCGCCCTCTCCGAGGCAGGCTCCCTCTCACGCTGGCGCATGGAGGTCACCGAGCGCCCGGACGGCGTGACGGTCGTCAACGACGCCTACAACGCGAACCCCGAGTCCATGCGGGCCGCCCTGCGAGCCCTCGTGGCCATGGGGGAGGCCACACGGCCACAAGGGGGTCGCACGTGGGCGGTGCTCGGCAAGATGGCCGAGCTCGGGGACGAGGCGCTCGCCGAGCACGACGCGGTCGGGCGGCTCGCCGTCCGACTCAACGTCAGCAAGCTCGTCGCGGTCGGGGGCAGGGAAGCCGCCTGGCTGCAACTGGGCGCATATAACGAGGGTTCGTGGGGTGAGGAGTCGGTGCACGTGTCCGACGCACAGGCGGCGGTCGACCTGTTGCGCAGCGAATTGCGCCCGGGGGACGTCGTGCTCGTGAAGGCGTCCCGGTCGGTCGGGCTCGAATGTGTCGCCCAGGCACTGCTGGAGTCCGGTGCCGAGGGTGAGGTTGCCGCCCGATGA
- a CDS encoding UDP-N-acetylmuramoyl-L-alanyl-D-glutamate--2,6-diaminopimelate ligase: MTYPGPPRPERVSATPLAELADQLGLTAPEGAAEVTGITHDSRAVRPGDLYAALPGARAHGADFVTQAVGLGATAVLTDPAGTERAAATGLPVLTVDDPRARMGALAATIYGHPGRGLLQIGITGTSGKTTTAYLVEGGLRTGRPAGLIGTVETRIGDERIKSERTTPEATDLQALFAVMRERGVEAVAMEVSSHALVLGRVDGCVFDVAVFTNLSPEHMEFHSDMEDYFRAKAQLFTPERSRLGVVNIDDEYGRRLAREATVPVVTYSAEGHPDADWRAEDVTVGPLDSPFTVVGPNGERIGARSPLPGPFNVANTLAAIVALAAAGLDPQTAADGVAAVPGVPGRLERVDAGQPYLAVVDYAHKTDAVESVLKALRKVTKGRLHIVLGCGGDRDRSKRSPMGAAAARLADIAVLTSDNPRSEDPLAILATMLEGAASVPAHERGEVLLFEDRAAAIAAAVHRARPGDTVLVAGKGHEQGQDIAGVVRPFDDRQVLREAIQKTQG; encoded by the coding sequence GTGACATATCCGGGGCCGCCCCGACCGGAACGGGTCTCCGCCACACCCCTCGCGGAACTCGCCGATCAGCTGGGTCTCACCGCGCCGGAGGGCGCCGCCGAGGTCACGGGCATCACCCATGACTCGCGCGCCGTCCGCCCCGGCGACCTGTACGCCGCCCTTCCCGGCGCCCGCGCCCACGGCGCCGACTTCGTCACGCAGGCCGTCGGCCTCGGCGCCACCGCGGTGCTGACCGACCCGGCCGGCACCGAGCGCGCCGCCGCGACGGGCCTGCCGGTGCTCACCGTCGACGACCCCCGCGCGCGGATGGGCGCGCTGGCGGCCACGATCTACGGACACCCCGGCCGCGGACTGCTCCAGATCGGCATCACCGGCACCTCCGGCAAGACCACGACCGCCTACCTCGTCGAGGGCGGCCTGCGGACGGGCCGTCCGGCCGGTCTGATCGGCACCGTCGAGACCCGGATCGGCGACGAGCGGATCAAGTCCGAGCGCACCACGCCCGAAGCGACCGACCTCCAGGCGCTGTTCGCAGTGATGCGCGAACGCGGTGTCGAGGCCGTCGCGATGGAGGTCTCCAGCCACGCGCTGGTCCTCGGCCGGGTCGACGGCTGCGTCTTCGACGTCGCCGTCTTCACCAACCTCAGCCCGGAGCACATGGAGTTCCACTCCGACATGGAGGACTACTTCCGGGCCAAGGCACAGCTGTTCACACCGGAACGCAGCCGTCTCGGCGTGGTCAACATCGACGACGAGTACGGCCGCAGGCTGGCCCGGGAGGCCACCGTCCCGGTCGTCACCTACTCGGCCGAGGGCCACCCCGACGCCGACTGGCGCGCCGAGGACGTCACGGTCGGCCCGCTGGACTCGCCGTTCACCGTCGTCGGCCCGAACGGCGAGCGGATCGGCGCCAGGTCGCCGCTGCCCGGTCCGTTCAACGTGGCGAACACCCTCGCCGCGATCGTGGCCCTCGCCGCCGCGGGCCTCGACCCGCAGACCGCCGCCGACGGCGTCGCCGCCGTACCGGGCGTACCGGGCCGTCTGGAGCGGGTGGACGCCGGCCAGCCGTACCTCGCGGTCGTCGACTACGCCCACAAGACCGACGCCGTCGAGTCGGTGCTCAAGGCGCTGCGCAAGGTCACCAAGGGCCGGCTGCACATCGTGCTCGGCTGCGGCGGCGACCGGGACCGCTCCAAGCGCTCCCCGATGGGCGCCGCGGCCGCCCGGCTCGCCGACATCGCCGTACTGACCTCCGACAACCCCCGCTCCGAGGACCCCCTGGCGATCCTCGCGACCATGCTGGAAGGCGCCGCGTCGGTGCCGGCGCACGAACGCGGCGAGGTGCTCCTCTTCGAGGACCGGGCCGCGGCGATCGCCGCCGCCGTGCACCGCGCACGGCCCGGGGACACCGTGCTGGTCGCGGGCAAGGGCCACGAGCAGGGCCAGGACATCGCCGGGGTGGTCCGTCCCTTCGACGACCGCCAGGTGCTTCGCGAAGCTATCCAGAAGACCCAGGGATGA
- a CDS encoding AAA family ATPase has translation MTTYDDRASLTDLTATVDRVRSSVEEVIEGKPEVVRLSLTVLLAEGHLLIEDVPGVGKTMLAKALARSIDCSVRRIQFTPDLLPSDITGVSIWDQQRRDFEFKPGAIFAQIVIGDEINRASPKTQSALLESMEERQVTIDGQTYELPSPFMVVATQNPVEMEGTYPLPEAQRDRFMARVSIGYPSAEAELQMLDVHGGVNPLDDLQPVAHAHEVVKLIEAVRGVHVADTVRRYAVDLVAATRNHPDLRLGASPRATLHLLRAAKASAALSGREYALPDDVQALAVAVLAHRLLPTAQAQLNRRTAEQVVQEIIQHTPIPATPRQNGFGMGPGASYGQQPPRRL, from the coding sequence GTGACGACCTATGACGATCGAGCGAGCCTCACTGATCTGACTGCCACCGTGGATCGGGTCCGCAGTTCGGTGGAGGAAGTGATCGAGGGCAAGCCCGAGGTCGTACGGCTTTCGCTGACCGTTCTGCTCGCCGAGGGACATCTTCTGATCGAGGACGTCCCAGGGGTGGGCAAGACGATGCTCGCCAAGGCGCTGGCGCGGTCCATCGACTGTTCCGTGCGGCGTATCCAGTTCACGCCCGACCTGCTGCCCTCGGACATCACCGGTGTGTCCATCTGGGACCAGCAGCGCCGTGACTTCGAGTTCAAGCCCGGCGCGATCTTCGCCCAGATCGTGATCGGCGACGAGATCAACCGCGCCTCGCCCAAGACCCAGTCCGCGCTGCTGGAGTCGATGGAGGAGCGCCAGGTCACCATCGACGGGCAGACCTACGAGCTGCCCAGCCCCTTCATGGTGGTGGCCACGCAGAACCCGGTCGAGATGGAGGGCACCTACCCGCTGCCGGAGGCGCAGCGCGACCGCTTCATGGCCCGGGTCTCCATCGGCTACCCGAGCGCGGAGGCCGAGCTCCAGATGCTCGACGTGCACGGCGGGGTGAACCCGCTGGACGACCTCCAGCCGGTGGCGCACGCGCACGAGGTGGTGAAACTGATCGAGGCGGTGCGCGGCGTCCACGTCGCCGACACGGTCCGGCGCTACGCCGTGGACCTGGTCGCCGCCACGCGCAACCACCCCGATCTGAGACTCGGCGCCTCGCCGCGCGCGACGCTCCATCTGCTGCGCGCGGCGAAGGCGTCCGCAGCCCTCAGCGGCCGGGAGTACGCCCTGCCGGACGACGTGCAGGCCCTCGCCGTCGCCGTCCTCGCGCACCGGCTGCTGCCCACCGCGCAGGCCCAGCTCAACCGCCGCACCGCGGAGCAGGTCGTGCAGGAGATCATCCAGCACACCCCGATCCCGGCGACCCCCCGGCAGAACGGCTTCGGTATGGGGCCCGGCGCGTCCTACGGCCAGCAACCGCCGCGGAGGCTGTGA